One Oryza brachyantha chromosome 3, ObraRS2, whole genome shotgun sequence DNA segment encodes these proteins:
- the LOC121053785 gene encoding uncharacterized protein LOC121053785, whose product MQPTFRRSIETISRYFKEVLYAVGELRNEMIKPPPTETNLKISSNGRFNPYFKDCIGAIDGTHVLARVPAAMSTAFRGRKKETTQNVMAAVDFGLRFTYVLAGWEGSAHDALILADALERDDGLSVLAGKYYLVDAGYAARPGFLPPYRGTRYHLKEFDSRNYPRNSRELFNLRHSSLRVTIERAFGALKNRFKILYSKPFHPYKTQVKLVLACCILHNWILQFGNDQHVPLEAEWRANDRDEDVLGDIEEDNRGMAQIRDDIATDMWNNRGMAEAGSGNGGQAEGVRTDKGFKEVHLNQVARSLSDHYGLNISGTQVYNHLRKWRQRWVRITRLKDISGALWDDQNSTIVLEDEHYMGHVKDHPKDAEFLNVPLENYTQMTAIFSNGQATGKYAMGSNEALGKLADMAESDLGPLDGTIGDGIAGGRGSSSDRKRKRTHAVNEGEAALITNMTESVREVAAAIRATAHTEVHPELSDSMLNLPGFTEDQLELVLTYLTNNKATSLVYIQKNEERRARWVKKYLEEHLPDDVI is encoded by the exons ATGCAGCCCACATTTAGGAGGTCAATTGAAACTATTAGTAGATACTTCAAGGAGGTATTATATGCTGTTGGTGAGCTACGAAATGAGATGATAAAACCACCACCAACCGAGACcaatttgaaaatttcatcCAATGGGAGATTCAACCCTTAtttcaag GATTGCATTGGTGCAATAGACGGGACTCATGTGCTTGCTCGAGTACCAGCTGCAATGTCTACTGCCTTTAGGGGTAGGAAGAAGGAAACAACCCAGAATGTAATGGCTGCAGTGGATTTTGGCCTTAGATTTACCTATGTACTTGCTGGGTGGGAAGGATCTGCACATGATGCCCTCATACTTGCAGATGCCTTGGAAAGGGATGATGGTCTTAGTGTCCTAGCAG GGAAATACTATCTCGTTGACGCTGGATATGCTGCTAGACCGGGGTTTCTTCCACCATACCGTGGCACTAGATACCATTTGAAGGAGTTTGATAGCAGAAACTATCCTCGCAATTCGAGAGAGTTGTTTAATCTAAGACATTCCTCTTTAAGGGTCACAATCGAGCGAGCATTTGGCGCCCTCAAAAACCGCTTCAAGATACTATATAGCAAGCCTTTCCATCCATACAAGACCCAAGTCAAGTTAGTTCTTGCGTGCTGCATACTTCATAATTGGATACTTCAGTTTGGGAACGATCAGCATGTGCCATTAGAGGCTGAATGGCGTGCCAATGATAGGGATGAAGATGTCCTGGGTGACATAGAGGAAGACAATAGGGGAATGGCACAAATTAGAGATGACATAGCCACTGATATGTGGAATAATAGAGG GATGGCTGAGGCTGGTAGTGGGAATGGTGGCCAAG CAGAGGGTGTAAGGACTGACAAGGGGTTCAAGGAAGTTCACCTGAACCAAGTGGCTAGATCTTTATCTGATCACTATGGCCTTAACATTAGTGGAACCCAGGTTTATAACCATCTTCGCAAATGGCGTCAACGGTGGGTGCGTATCACTAGGCTTAAAGACATTAGTGGGGCTCTGTGGGATGATCAAAACTCAACAATTGTCCTAGAAGATGAGCACTACATGGGACATGTCAAG GATCACCCTAAGGATGCCGAGTTTCTCAATGTGCCCCTTGAGAACTATACACAAATGACAGCCATTTTTTCCAATGGGCAAGCTACAGGAAAGTATGCCATGGGGTCAAATGAAGCTCTCGGAAAACTTGCTGACATGGCTGAAAGTGATCTTGGTCCTCTTGATGGGACTATTGGGGATGGTATTGCTGGAG GAAGAGGATCTAGCTCAGataggaagagaaagagaaccCATGCTGTTAACGAAGGTGAGGCTGCTCTTATCACCAACATGACAGAATCTGTGCGTGAGGTGGCTGCAGCAATACGTGCTACTGCTCATACGGAGGTGCACCCTGAGCTGTCTGATTCAATGCTAAATCTTCCTGGTTTTACAGAGGATCAGCTAGAGCTTGTTCTAACTTATCTGACTAACAACAAGGCAACAAGTCTTGTATACATTCAGAAGAACGAGGAGCGTCGTGCTCGCTGGGTTAAGAAGTACCTAGAGGAACATCTCCCTGATGATGTGATCTAA
- the LOC102703565 gene encoding adenylosuccinate lyase-like: MSAPPLKASATAATIVAAAAAAHRATAAAVPCGAPRAPPRRLRCSATGAVEVHAPMDWGTRSLEEMQRAEDFESFCLMGLSPLDGRYERFIRDLKPFFSEFGLIRYRVIVEVKWLLKLSQIPEITEVPPFSEEAQLFLNAIIEEFGIADAKEVKKIERITNHDVKAVEYFLKQKCSSNPEITKVLEFFHFGCTSEDINNLSHALALKEGVNTVMFPVMIDICKAMCSLATQNSTIPMLSRTHGQPASPTTLGKEMANFAARLSTIGKSFSEVKILGKFAGAVGNYNADVVAYPEVDWPKVTEEFVRSLGLEFNPYVTQIEPHDYISKLFNLFVQFNNVLTDFDRDMWTYISLGYFKQIVKAGEVGSSTMPHKVNPIDFENSDGNLTIANGTLSSLSMKLPISRMQRDLTDSTVLRNLGVGLGHSLLAYKATLRGIKKVQVNEFRLSEDLDQTWEVLAEPIQTVMRRYGIPEPYEKLKEITRGQAVTKDSIRLFIEGLDLPEVARSSLLKLTPHSYIGEAEKLARNIEELVDLKSGFKIE; encoded by the exons atgtcggcgccgccgctgaaggcttcggccaccgccgccaccatcgtcgcggcggcggccgcggcccaCCGtgctaccgccgccgccgtcccgtgCGGCGCGCCCCGcgccccgccgcggcgcttGCGCTGCTCTGCAACCGGCGCCGTCGAG GTGCACGCTCCGATGGATTGGGGGACGAGGTCGCTGGAGGAGATGCAACGGGCAGAGGACTTCGAATCGTTCTGCCTGATGGGGCTTTCGCCGCTGGATGGGCGGTACGAGCGTTTCATCAGGGACCTGAAACCCTTCTTCAGTGAGTTCGGCCTCATCAGATATAGGGTCATCgttgag GTAAAGTGGCTACTGAAACTATCCCAAATCCCTGAGATTACTGAGGTGCCTCCATTCAGTGAGGAGGCCCAGTTATTCTTGAATGCGATTATCGAGGAATTCGGCATTGCTGATGCTAaggaagtgaagaaaattgaGAGAATAACCAACCATGATGTGAAAGCTGTTGAGTACTTCCTCAAGCAAAAATGCAGCTCAAATCCAGAGATTACAAAG GTGTTGGAGTTCTTCCATTTTGGGTGTACTTCTGAAGATATCAACAATCTGTCACATGCATTAGCTCTAAAAGAGGGGGTAAATACAGTTATGTTCCCTGTTATGATCGACATATGCAAAGCTATGTGTTCCTTGGCAACACAAAATTCAACCATCCCCATGTTGTCTCGAACTCATGGACAG CCAGCATCACCAACAACTCTGGGAAAAGAGATGGCAAATTTTGCCGCCAGACTGTCAACTATAGGAAAGAGTTTTTCTGAGGTCAAGATACTGGGGAAATTTGCTGGAGCTGTTGGAAATTACAATGCTGATGTGGTTGCATATCCGGAAGTTGACTGGCCTAAGGTTACGGAAGAGTTTGTTAGATCATTGGGCTTGGAGTTCAATCCTTATGTTACCCAG ATTGAGCCTCATGACTATATATCAAAGCTCTTCAATCTATTTGTTCAGTTTAACAATGTTTTGACTGATTTCGACAGAGACATGTGGACCTATATATCACTAGGCTACTTCAAGCAG ATAGTAAAGGCTGGTGAAGTTGGATCTTCCACAATGCCTCACAAAGTCAATCCCATCGATTTTGAAAATAGTGATGGCAATTTGACTATAGCCAATGGTACATTGTCTTCTTTAAGCATGAAGTTACCAATATCTCGGATGCAG CGCGATCTCACAGACTCAACTGTTTTGAGAAATTTGGGTGTTGGATTAGGGCATTCACTCTTGGCTTACAAAGCTACATTGCGAGGAATCAAGAAGGTTCAG GTGAATGAATTCCGGTTATCTGAAGACTTGGATCAAACATGGGAGGTCCTTGCAGAGCCAATACAGACA GTGATGCGAAGGTATGGAATCCCCGAACCATATGAGAAGCTGAAGGAAATAACCAGAGGGCAGGCTGTTACCAAAGACAGCATACGGCTATTCATTGAAGGTCTAGACCTGCCAGAGGTGGCACGATCGTCTCTTCTGAAGCTAACACCGCATTCTTACATCGGTGAGGCAGAAAAATTGGCCAGAAATATCGAGGAGTTGGTTGATCTAAAATCTGGATTTAAGATTGAGTGA